A region of Streptomyces sp. NBC_01750 DNA encodes the following proteins:
- a CDS encoding DUF6084 family protein, which yields MTQFAFTCTDVRADQYAAGPTLVFRLRITASENARVHALALRCQIRIEPARRGYEPTEAEGLADLFGERSRWGSTLQPVQFAQVSHMVPSFTGETETDLAVPCTYDMDVAATRYFNALEAGEVPLLMLFSGTAFTGAGGFRVEPVPWDREAAFRMPVKVWQEMVEQHFPGCGWIRLPRDTVDALLSFRSQRALPSWEAAVRALLAEAGTPDLPPGHALDRALLPRATGRTAR from the coding sequence ATGACACAGTTCGCCTTCACATGTACGGACGTACGGGCCGACCAGTACGCCGCCGGTCCGACACTCGTCTTCAGGCTGCGCATCACGGCGTCCGAAAACGCCCGCGTGCACGCCCTGGCCCTGCGCTGCCAGATCCGCATCGAGCCCGCTCGGCGCGGCTACGAGCCCACGGAGGCCGAAGGGCTGGCCGACCTCTTCGGAGAGCGCTCGCGCTGGGGCAGCACGCTTCAGCCGGTTCAGTTCGCCCAGGTCTCGCACATGGTTCCCAGCTTCACGGGAGAGACGGAAACCGACCTCGCGGTGCCTTGCACCTACGACATGGACGTCGCCGCGACCCGGTACTTCAACGCCCTCGAGGCGGGCGAGGTGCCGCTGCTCATGCTGTTCTCCGGAACGGCATTCACCGGGGCGGGCGGCTTCCGCGTCGAGCCCGTGCCGTGGGACCGGGAGGCAGCCTTCCGGATGCCGGTAAAGGTGTGGCAGGAGATGGTCGAGCAGCACTTCCCCGGCTGCGGCTGGATCCGGCTGCCCCGCGACACCGTGGACGCGCTGCTCTCCTTCCGTTCGCAGCGGGCACTTCCTTCCTGGGAGGCGGCTGTCCGGGCCCTGCTGGCCGAGGCCGGTACGCCGGACCTCCCACCGGGCCACGCCCTGGACCGAGCACTGCTGCCACGCGCAACCGGAAGGACGGCACGTTGA
- a CDS encoding transglycosylase SLT domain-containing protein: protein MPAKGKHRRPKSSPITRGFVAAGAGGAALVLPVIGATTAGAAQPTAHPVTAAKAVAPAAAGTTHIAAKKALPTTYSVVKGDSLAKIARAHSLSGGWMQLYKDNRRAIGSNPSLIHSGLQLSVGKKAKVTPNTSSPEDRASRSAQRSTLATKGATTAAKPATYSNNLDGWIRESLAVMAKHGIPGSYDGIHRNIMRESSGNPRAINNWDSNAVAGTPSKGLLQVIAPTFLAYHVPGTSMDSYDPVANITAACNYAADKYGSIDNVNGAY, encoded by the coding sequence ATGCCCGCAAAGGGTAAGCACCGTCGTCCCAAGTCCAGCCCGATCACCCGGGGTTTCGTCGCCGCGGGTGCGGGCGGTGCCGCACTCGTCCTGCCGGTGATCGGCGCGACCACTGCCGGCGCGGCCCAGCCGACGGCACATCCCGTCACAGCCGCAAAGGCTGTGGCGCCGGCTGCCGCGGGCACCACGCACATCGCCGCGAAGAAGGCCCTGCCCACCACCTATTCCGTCGTCAAGGGTGACTCCCTTGCCAAGATCGCACGGGCGCACTCCCTGAGCGGCGGCTGGATGCAGCTGTACAAGGACAACCGGAGGGCAATCGGCAGCAACCCTTCGCTGATTCACTCGGGTCTCCAGCTGTCGGTCGGCAAGAAGGCCAAAGTGACCCCCAACACGTCTTCCCCTGAGGATCGGGCCAGCCGCTCCGCGCAGAGGAGCACGCTGGCCACCAAGGGCGCCACCACCGCCGCAAAGCCCGCGACCTATTCGAATAACCTCGACGGCTGGATCCGGGAGTCACTCGCCGTCATGGCCAAGCACGGCATCCCCGGCTCGTACGACGGCATCCACCGGAACATCATGCGCGAGTCCTCGGGCAACCCGCGGGCCATCAACAACTGGGACTCCAACGCCGTGGCGGGAACGCCGTCCAAGGGGCTCCTGCAGGTCATCGCGCCGACGTTCCTCGCGTACCACGTGCCCGGCACGTCGATGGACAGCTACGACCCGGTCGCCAACATCACCGCCGCGTGCAACTACGCCGCCGACAAGTACGGCTCCATCGACAATGTGAACGGCGCCTACTGA
- a CDS encoding DUF6893 family small protein: MKKTIIGSVAAATAATAVAAVVKQLLPDLMRYLRIRKM; encoded by the coding sequence ATGAAGAAGACGATCATTGGCAGCGTGGCCGCCGCGACTGCCGCGACGGCTGTGGCTGCCGTCGTCAAGCAGCTCCTGCCCGACCTCATGCGCTATCTGCGCATCCGCAAGATGTGA
- the hypB gene encoding hydrogenase nickel incorporation protein HypB — MCRVVDLQQAVLAKNDATAHTLRAELSARGTTVVNLLSSPGSGKTALLEGELLLARQRRVRVAALTADLATENDAVRLARSGVPVKQVLTDGLCHLEAGMLGRHLEGWLPDDTRLLFVENVGNLVCPASYDLGESLRVVLASVTEGEDKPLKYPTAFGLAHLVVVTKTDIAEAVEFDEAAFLANVAQVNPGVEVLLTSARRGVGVGALLDRVTAVADGGPVHAPVMARQEHLHDHEHGTHTHTAASGAMAQSGS; from the coding sequence ATGTGCCGAGTGGTCGATCTGCAACAGGCGGTCCTCGCCAAGAACGACGCGACCGCGCACACGCTGCGCGCCGAACTCTCCGCGCGCGGCACCACGGTCGTCAATCTGCTGTCCAGCCCCGGCAGTGGGAAGACCGCTCTGCTGGAGGGCGAACTGCTGCTGGCGCGGCAGCGGAGAGTACGTGTCGCGGCCCTGACCGCCGACCTCGCCACCGAGAACGACGCCGTGCGCCTGGCCCGTTCGGGAGTCCCGGTCAAGCAGGTACTGACCGACGGTCTGTGCCACCTGGAGGCCGGGATGCTGGGCCGGCACCTGGAGGGATGGCTTCCCGATGACACCCGGCTGCTGTTCGTGGAGAACGTCGGCAACCTGGTCTGTCCGGCTTCGTACGACCTTGGTGAGTCCTTGCGGGTCGTGCTCGCGTCCGTCACGGAGGGGGAGGACAAGCCGCTGAAGTACCCCACCGCCTTCGGTCTGGCGCACCTGGTGGTGGTGACCAAGACCGATATCGCGGAGGCGGTCGAGTTCGACGAGGCGGCGTTCCTGGCGAATGTCGCGCAGGTCAATCCGGGGGTGGAAGTGCTGCTGACGTCCGCGCGGCGGGGCGTCGGCGTCGGCGCCCTGCTGGACCGGGTGACGGCGGTGGCCGACGGCGGGCCGGTCCATGCGCCTGTGATGGCCCGTCAGGAGCATCTCCATGACCACGAACACGGCACGCATACCCATACGGCGGCCTCAGGCGCCATGGCGCAGTCCGGCTCGTGA
- a CDS encoding rhomboid family intramembrane serine protease, with translation MVIPVHDSNPVRRTPWVTYALIVANVVVFLRTPVAVSSIAGDSGLAQLCHLQAFLEQWGAVPRELIHNQVPNLVPTGTPAVGPQGPGCLLGPPHYDKAPALSVLTSMFLHGSWLHLLGNMLFLWIFGDNIEDRLGRVRYLLFYLLCGYLAGYGFALANPDSTEPLIGASGAIAGVLGAYLVLYPRARVWGLVPFLFFFPLRLPAWAVLGLWFVLQAFYSADYGVAEAGTVAYLAHVFGFVAGALLALPLRANTPPPPEPQRLHNRPQVPPRW, from the coding sequence GTGGTCATTCCTGTTCATGACTCGAATCCGGTCCGGCGCACGCCCTGGGTCACCTACGCGCTGATCGTGGCCAACGTGGTGGTGTTCCTGCGCACGCCAGTGGCCGTGTCCTCGATCGCGGGCGACAGCGGCCTCGCGCAGCTGTGCCATCTGCAGGCTTTCCTCGAACAGTGGGGCGCTGTCCCTCGGGAGCTGATCCACAACCAGGTGCCGAACCTGGTCCCGACCGGCACCCCAGCGGTGGGCCCCCAGGGGCCGGGTTGCCTGCTCGGACCGCCCCATTACGACAAGGCGCCTGCGCTGTCCGTGCTGACCTCGATGTTCCTGCACGGCAGCTGGCTGCACCTGCTGGGCAACATGCTCTTCTTGTGGATCTTCGGCGACAACATCGAGGACCGGTTGGGCCGGGTGCGGTACCTGCTGTTCTACCTGCTCTGCGGGTACCTGGCCGGGTACGGCTTCGCGCTGGCCAACCCCGATTCCACCGAACCGCTGATCGGGGCGTCCGGGGCAATCGCCGGTGTGCTGGGCGCCTACCTGGTGCTGTACCCGCGGGCTCGGGTGTGGGGCCTGGTGCCCTTTCTTTTCTTCTTCCCTCTGCGACTCCCGGCCTGGGCTGTGCTTGGACTGTGGTTCGTCCTGCAGGCGTTCTACTCGGCCGACTACGGCGTCGCGGAGGCCGGCACCGTTGCCTACCTCGCCCATGTGTTCGGATTCGTGGCCGGGGCGTTGCTGGCGCTTCCGCTACGGGCCAATACCCCGCCCCCTCCCGAACCGCAGCGGCTGCACAACAGGCCGCAGGTACCGCCGCGTTGGTGA
- a CDS encoding hydrogenase expression protein HypE: protein MNAATPTAQDTAAAGAPADEAPPIHILWINAGLSCDGDSVALTAAMQPSIEEIVLGALPGLPKIAVHWPLIDFECGPVGGADTFIEWFFKGERGEIDPFVLVIEGSVPNETIKPEGYWCGFGDDPETGQPITTSEWIDRLAPKALAVVAIGTCATYGGIHAMAGNPTGAMGVPDYLGWDWTSKAGIPIVCVPGCPIQPDNFSETLTYLLYQAAGAAPMIPLDDKLRPTWLFGATVHEGCDRAGYYEQGQFADTYDSPKCLVKLGCWGPVVKCNVPKRGWMNGIGGCPNVGGICIACTMPGFPDKFMPFMDEPPGAKVSSTASGAYGAVIRKLRTITARTVDKEPKWRRTGQKLTTGYRPPW from the coding sequence ATGAACGCAGCAACGCCGACCGCTCAGGACACGGCCGCCGCCGGCGCACCCGCCGACGAGGCTCCCCCGATCCACATTCTCTGGATCAACGCCGGGCTCAGCTGCGACGGTGACTCGGTGGCCCTGACGGCGGCAATGCAGCCGAGCATCGAGGAGATCGTGCTCGGCGCGCTGCCCGGCCTGCCCAAGATCGCTGTGCACTGGCCCCTGATCGACTTCGAATGCGGGCCGGTCGGGGGTGCGGACACGTTCATCGAGTGGTTCTTCAAGGGAGAGCGCGGCGAGATCGACCCCTTCGTCCTGGTGATCGAGGGGTCCGTCCCCAACGAGACGATCAAGCCGGAGGGCTACTGGTGCGGCTTCGGCGACGACCCCGAGACCGGCCAGCCGATCACCACCAGTGAATGGATCGACCGGCTCGCGCCCAAGGCGCTGGCTGTTGTCGCGATCGGAACGTGTGCCACCTACGGCGGGATCCACGCCATGGCGGGCAACCCGACCGGTGCGATGGGTGTGCCGGACTACCTGGGCTGGGACTGGACGTCCAAGGCCGGCATCCCGATCGTGTGCGTGCCCGGCTGTCCGATCCAGCCCGACAACTTCTCGGAGACCCTGACCTACCTGCTCTACCAGGCGGCGGGCGCCGCTCCGATGATCCCGCTGGACGACAAGCTCCGACCGACGTGGTTGTTCGGCGCCACCGTGCACGAGGGGTGCGACCGCGCGGGCTACTACGAACAGGGACAGTTCGCAGACACCTACGATTCGCCCAAGTGCCTCGTCAAGCTCGGCTGCTGGGGCCCCGTCGTCAAGTGCAACGTGCCCAAGCGGGGCTGGATGAACGGAATCGGCGGCTGTCCGAACGTCGGAGGCATCTGCATCGCCTGCACCATGCCGGGGTTCCCGGACAAGTTCATGCCGTTCATGGACGAACCGCCCGGCGCGAAGGTGTCCAGCACCGCCAGCGGAGCGTACGGCGCGGTGATCCGCAAGCTGCGGACCATCACGGCCAGGACCGTGGACAAGGAGCCGAAGTGGCGCCGCACGGGACAGAAGCTGACCACCGGCTACCGGCCGCCCTGGTGA
- a CDS encoding hydrogenase maturation nickel metallochaperone HypA/HybF: MHEMSIALAVVGQVEQAAAEAGGVTAVTSVRLQVGELAGVVPDALSFCFELACAGTVLEGAELIAESVPGRARCGPCADEWAVGMPPQLCCPVCGAATAELLSGRELQIVSVHWEDGQEHERTREPISEEC, from the coding sequence ATGCACGAGATGTCCATCGCGTTGGCTGTCGTCGGCCAGGTGGAGCAGGCGGCGGCCGAGGCAGGCGGCGTCACCGCGGTGACGTCCGTACGGCTCCAGGTCGGCGAGCTGGCCGGAGTGGTCCCCGACGCCCTCTCCTTCTGCTTCGAACTGGCCTGTGCCGGGACCGTTCTGGAAGGTGCCGAGCTGATCGCGGAGTCCGTGCCCGGCCGTGCCCGCTGCGGGCCGTGCGCGGACGAATGGGCGGTCGGTATGCCGCCGCAGCTGTGCTGTCCTGTGTGCGGAGCGGCGACCGCCGAGCTGCTCTCGGGACGCGAACTGCAGATCGTCAGCGTGCACTGGGAGGACGGCCAGGAGCACGAACGCACCCGTGAACCCATTTCCGAGGAGTGCTGA
- a CDS encoding hydrogenase maturation protease — protein sequence MSRPDRTSDRILVAGVGNIFLGDDGFGIETVRRLAAEQLPEYAEVVDFGVRGVHLAYELLEGYDTLVLVDATARGGEPGTVYLIEADSAGDIEPETALLDGHRMSPDAVLALLGTLCAGTGTRPPRRTLVVGCEPAGVEEGIGLSPPVAAAVPEAVRLIMGLVRDGRHESSAPPAAVGEVAK from the coding sequence ATGAGCCGCCCCGACCGGACCAGCGACCGGATTCTGGTCGCCGGGGTCGGAAACATCTTCCTCGGCGACGACGGCTTCGGCATCGAGACCGTGCGCAGGCTGGCCGCGGAACAGCTGCCCGAGTACGCCGAGGTCGTGGACTTCGGCGTACGGGGCGTACACCTGGCGTACGAGCTCCTCGAGGGCTACGACACCCTCGTCCTGGTCGATGCCACGGCGCGCGGCGGCGAGCCCGGCACGGTGTATCTGATCGAAGCCGACAGCGCGGGCGACATCGAGCCCGAGACCGCCCTGCTGGACGGCCACCGGATGTCCCCCGACGCGGTCCTGGCGCTCCTGGGGACCCTCTGCGCCGGCACCGGCACTCGGCCACCGCGGCGCACCCTGGTAGTGGGATGTGAACCCGCCGGTGTGGAGGAAGGCATCGGTCTCAGTCCGCCCGTTGCCGCCGCCGTGCCGGAGGCCGTACGGCTGATCATGGGCCTGGTACGGGACGGCAGGCACGAATCGTCCGCGCCACCGGCTGCGGTCGGCGAGGTTGCGAAGTGA
- a CDS encoding DUF5947 family protein — protein MSAPQLRSQPSAPTGELRGLRRFLTERPPRKERCELCGVAVADDRHRHLVDTDERALACACVSCALLFERPGAAGGRFRAVPDRYLADPDHSLDDNAWEILQIPVGVAFFFRNAALDRLVALYPSPAGATESELEPSAWQTVLGGSRLAALLEPDVEALLLRRTQGRAECYLVPIDICYELVGRMRLLWQGFDGGAEARADLEAFFEHVGGRARPVHEVNQT, from the coding sequence GTGAGCGCGCCTCAGCTCCGGTCGCAGCCTTCCGCGCCGACAGGTGAACTGCGCGGCCTGCGCCGTTTTCTGACCGAGCGTCCACCCCGGAAGGAGCGGTGCGAACTGTGCGGAGTGGCGGTGGCCGACGACCGCCACCGCCACCTGGTGGACACGGACGAACGCGCACTCGCGTGCGCCTGCGTCTCGTGTGCCCTCCTGTTCGAGCGGCCCGGCGCCGCGGGTGGCCGCTTCCGGGCGGTGCCGGACCGCTATCTGGCCGACCCGGACCACAGCCTCGACGACAACGCGTGGGAAATTCTGCAGATCCCGGTCGGCGTCGCCTTCTTCTTCCGCAACGCGGCGCTCGACCGCTTGGTCGCGCTGTACCCGAGTCCGGCCGGCGCGACCGAGAGCGAACTCGAGCCGTCGGCATGGCAGACCGTGCTGGGCGGCAGTCGGCTGGCCGCGCTGCTGGAACCTGACGTGGAGGCGCTCCTGCTGCGCCGAACGCAGGGCCGGGCCGAGTGCTACCTCGTCCCGATTGATATCTGTTACGAACTGGTGGGCCGCATGCGCCTGTTGTGGCAGGGCTTTGACGGCGGAGCCGAGGCGCGGGCCGATCTGGAGGCGTTCTTCGAGCATGTGGGCGGCCGCGCCCGGCCGGTTCATGAGGTGAACCAGACATGA
- a CDS encoding nickel-dependent hydrogenase large subunit, which yields MAPTTKAAGDGSGLVEMAWDPITRIVGSLGIHTKIDFKQKRVAECYSTSSVFRGYSVFMRGKDPRDAHFITSRICGICGDNHATCSVYTQNMAYGVKPPHLAEWIINLGESAEYMFDHNIFQENLVGVDYCEKMVRETNPGVLELAERTEAPHAGDHGYRTIADIMRSLNPIEGEFYREALQVSRYTREMFCLMEGRHVHPSTLYPGGVGTIASVQLFTDYLSRLMRYVEFMKRVVPLHDDLFDFFYEALPGYEEVGRRRVLLGCWGALNDPEYCDFTYANMTDWGRKMFVTPGVIVDGKLVTNDLTEINLGIRILLGSSYYDDWQGQEQFVTHDPLGNPVDPRHPWNQHTIPAPQKRDFNDKYSWVMSPRWFDGKDYLPLDTGGGPIARLWSTALSGLVDVGYVKATGNSVVINLPRTMTKPETTFEWKIPRWSNALERNRARTYFQAYAAAIALHCAEKGLNEVRAGRTQTWEKFEVPDQSIGCGFTEAVRGVLSHHMVIRDGKIANYHPYPPTPWNASTRDSYGTPGPYEDAVQNTPIFEENSPENFKGIDIMRTVRSFDPCLPCGVHMYVGGGKTVKSMHVPTGLSGLAG from the coding sequence ATGGCACCGACGACGAAGGCGGCCGGCGACGGCAGTGGCCTGGTGGAAATGGCCTGGGATCCGATCACCCGGATTGTGGGCAGTCTCGGCATCCACACAAAGATCGACTTCAAGCAGAAGCGGGTCGCGGAGTGCTACAGCACCTCGTCGGTCTTCCGTGGCTACAGCGTCTTCATGCGCGGCAAGGACCCCCGGGACGCGCACTTCATCACCAGCCGTATCTGCGGGATCTGCGGCGACAACCACGCCACGTGTTCGGTGTACACCCAGAACATGGCCTACGGGGTGAAGCCTCCGCACCTCGCTGAGTGGATCATCAACCTCGGCGAGTCCGCCGAGTACATGTTTGACCACAACATCTTCCAGGAGAACCTGGTCGGGGTCGACTACTGCGAAAAGATGGTCCGCGAGACCAACCCCGGCGTCCTCGAGCTCGCCGAGCGCACCGAGGCGCCGCACGCCGGGGACCACGGCTACCGCACCATCGCCGACATCATGCGGTCACTCAACCCCATCGAAGGCGAGTTCTACCGGGAAGCCCTCCAGGTGAGCCGCTACACCCGGGAGATGTTCTGCCTCATGGAGGGCCGCCATGTGCACCCCTCCACGCTCTACCCCGGCGGAGTCGGCACGATTGCCTCCGTTCAGCTCTTCACGGACTATCTCAGCCGCCTCATGCGCTATGTGGAGTTCATGAAGCGAGTCGTCCCCCTGCACGACGACCTGTTCGACTTCTTCTACGAGGCTCTGCCCGGGTACGAGGAAGTCGGCCGCCGACGGGTGCTGCTCGGCTGCTGGGGCGCCCTCAACGACCCCGAGTACTGCGACTTCACCTACGCCAATATGACCGACTGGGGACGGAAGATGTTCGTCACCCCAGGCGTCATCGTCGACGGCAAGCTCGTCACCAACGACCTCACCGAGATCAACCTCGGCATCCGCATCCTGCTGGGCAGCTCGTACTACGACGACTGGCAGGGCCAGGAGCAGTTCGTCACCCACGACCCGCTCGGCAACCCCGTCGACCCGCGCCACCCGTGGAACCAGCACACCATCCCGGCCCCTCAGAAGCGGGACTTCAACGACAAGTACAGCTGGGTGATGTCCCCCCGCTGGTTCGACGGCAAGGACTACCTGCCGCTGGACACCGGCGGTGGCCCCATCGCCCGCCTGTGGTCCACGGCGCTGTCCGGGCTCGTCGACGTCGGCTATGTCAAGGCCACCGGCAATAGCGTCGTCATCAACCTGCCGCGCACGATGACCAAGCCCGAGACCACCTTCGAGTGGAAGATCCCGCGCTGGAGCAACGCGCTGGAACGAAACCGTGCCCGCACCTACTTCCAGGCCTACGCCGCGGCCATCGCCCTGCACTGCGCCGAGAAGGGGCTTAACGAAGTGCGTGCCGGCCGCACCCAGACCTGGGAGAAGTTCGAGGTGCCGGACCAGTCCATCGGCTGCGGCTTCACCGAGGCCGTACGCGGTGTCCTCTCCCACCACATGGTCATCCGGGACGGGAAGATCGCCAACTACCACCCGTACCCGCCGACTCCATGGAACGCCAGCACGCGCGACTCCTACGGCACGCCCGGCCCGTACGAGGACGCCGTGCAGAACACGCCGATCTTCGAGGAGAACTCCCCGGAGAACTTCAAGGGCATCGACATCATGCGCACGGTGCGCAGCTTCGACCCCTGCCTGCCCTGCGGCGTTCACATGTACGTCGGCGGCGGAAAGACCGTGAAGTCGATGCACGTACCCACCGGCCTGAGCGGCCTTGCCGGATGA
- a CDS encoding SCO2400 family protein → MDYCLPCRRVLNGAVTCPECGAYDSATAPPIDRSGGGAPTVDTVLPEILFSEGPSSFESPEPLRSPAPAADAPAARRRHPQRLKKYGGRTLAAAALTMLGGLAAVSLLPEHSAGAPGAAASPERVSPDEPEAHVTKSPKATPERRATHPARGSVRDRSSGTTRRPSPTATHRESAASPAPTATTSPPVRARPTPRPSHGRPSHSASPTPTTPTPSASPTGSVSTSPTGSPAPSTTGGPVTDTQRELTELLLPERHRSGTITGR, encoded by the coding sequence ATGGACTACTGCCTCCCCTGCCGCCGCGTCCTCAACGGCGCCGTGACGTGCCCGGAATGCGGCGCATACGACTCCGCCACAGCACCGCCGATCGATCGGAGCGGCGGTGGTGCTCCGACAGTCGACACGGTGTTGCCGGAGATCCTGTTCAGCGAGGGACCGAGCTCCTTCGAGTCCCCCGAGCCTCTCCGGTCCCCCGCTCCCGCAGCCGATGCGCCCGCAGCCCGGCGCCGCCATCCGCAGCGATTGAAGAAGTACGGCGGCCGGACTCTTGCCGCGGCAGCCCTCACCATGCTCGGCGGCCTGGCCGCCGTATCGCTGCTGCCCGAGCACTCCGCCGGTGCCCCAGGAGCAGCGGCGAGCCCGGAACGGGTATCCCCCGACGAACCCGAGGCCCACGTCACCAAGTCACCGAAAGCCACGCCGGAACGGCGGGCCACGCACCCGGCCCGAGGGAGCGTCCGGGACCGGAGCAGTGGTACGACTCGGCGCCCCAGCCCGACGGCCACTCACCGGGAATCAGCTGCTTCCCCAGCTCCCACAGCCACCACCAGTCCGCCCGTGAGGGCCAGGCCGACCCCCCGCCCCTCCCATGGCCGCCCCAGCCACTCGGCGTCGCCGACGCCGACGACGCCGACTCCTTCCGCAAGTCCTACCGGCAGTGTGAGCACCTCACCCACGGGTAGTCCTGCGCCGAGCACCACTGGTGGCCCAGTGACCGATACCCAGAGGGAACTGACGGAGCTGTTGCTGCCGGAGCGACACCGAAGCGGCACGATCACCGGCAGGTGA